In Dioscorea cayenensis subsp. rotundata cultivar TDr96_F1 chromosome 9, TDr96_F1_v2_PseudoChromosome.rev07_lg8_w22 25.fasta, whole genome shotgun sequence, a genomic segment contains:
- the LOC120268556 gene encoding uncharacterized protein LOC120268556 — protein sequence MWAKLVEHQTSLGWDPIKRTIVASDDWWERKRQENPEYLKWRNEGPKFLDMMEICFKDVVATGYMALVPYANPFTDNEVSNDNVHNEMNERETDADNFHVDGATPEQCNDTPRAETSTTQDKKR from the exons ATGTGGGCAAAGCTAGTGGAGCACCAGACAAGCCTTGGATGGGACCCTATTAAGAGGACAATTGTGGCAAGCGATGATTGGtgggaaagaaaaagacaa GAAAACCCAGAATATTTGAAATGGCGAAATGAGGGTCCAAAATTCCTAGACATGATGGAGATTTGCTTCAAAGATGTGGTGGCAACAGGGTACATGGCATTGGTGCCATATGCAAACCCATTTACAGACAATGAAGTTTCTAACGACAATGTTCACAATGAGATGAATGAAAGAGAAACCGATGCAGACAATTTTCATGTTGACGGTGCAACTCCTGAACAATGTAATGATACCCCAAGGGCTGAAACTAGCACAACACAAGATAAGAAGAGATGA